The nucleotide sequence AAAAACCATTTCCCCACCAACAAAAGTTCTCAGGACTTTTACTTTTGGGATTTCCAATTCATAAATTTCCATTATGTCTTTATCGAGAATAACAAAATCAGCATATTTTCCGGCTTCAAGGCTTCCTTTTTCGTTTTCTTCAAAACTGCCTTTTGCTGCCCAAATTGTCATCGATTTTAGAGCTTCTTTTCGTGATAGACCATTTTCGCTTTGAAAACCATTTTCAGGATAATTATCAAAATCTTTTCGGGCAACCGCTGCATAAAATGTGTATAAAGGATTTATTTTTTCTATAGGAAAATCAGTTCCGTTCACAAGCCAGTTGTTTTGTTCGAGCAATTTTTTGTAAGCGTAGGCATTTTCTAGTCTATCTTTGCAAAGTCGTTCTTCAGCCCAGTACATGTCCGATGTGGCGTGTGTAGCCTGAACTGAAGGAATTATCGAGTATTTTCCAAAGGAAGAAAAATCGTTTTCGTTTACAACTTGTGCATGTTCTATCCTCCATCGCAGATCGTTTTTCCCTTCAAGAAATTCAGCATAAATATTTAGAATCATTCTAATTGCCGAATCTCCAATTGCATGAGTATTTACCTGATAGCCATGTTTTTTTGCATCTTGGCAAACTGCACGAAATTCCTCTTCTGAACTTACAAGCAGTCCATTGTTATGAATATCGTCGCAATAAGGTTCTATCAATTTTGCTCCTCGCGAACCAAGAGCACCATCGGCATACATTTTCACTGAGCTTACGGATAAAAAATCCGTTTGATAAATTCCGTAGTGCATGAAAGATTCGAAATTCTCTATGTTCGGCGAAAGCATAGCATTCACTCGCATTTTCAGCATTTTTTCTTTTTGCAAAGAATCTATCAATAGAATATATTCTTTGTCGAGTCCGGCATCTACAACAGAACTTAAGCCAACAGCAAAACAATTGTTTTGTGCAGTTTTTAAAGCTTCAATTTGTAATTTCCTGGAAAGTGGAGGAATAATTTCTCTAAGAGAATCGGCAGCATTGTCAATCAAAATGCCGGTCATTTCGCCATTTACTTTAAGAATTTCGCCACCATCAATTTTGCTATCTTTTGTTATTCCTGCACGTTTTAAGGCAATTGAATTTGCCAAAAGAGCATGTCCGTCAATTCTAAACAATGCTACCGGATTGTTCGGAAACAAACTGTCAAGATCAGATTTGTCAGGGAAGTTTGCAATTTCCCAATCGTTCTGGTCCCAGCCGCGTCCTGTTATCCATTCTTGCTTATTAGTTTTTGAATGTTCTACAAGTTTTTCTAAAACCTCATTAAACGATTTTGTACCAACGAGATTGGCATTTTTCAAAATACCCATTCCGTAATGGAAAAAGTGACAATGTCCGTCAATAAATCCCGGATAAATGAATTTCCCTTTTGCATCAATTTTTTCCTTAGATTCATATTTTTCCAGAATTTCTTCAGAAAGACCTGTTTCTACAATTTTTCCCGATTTTATTGCAAAACTTTGTGCTTTCGAAAAGTTCGTGTCGAGGGTGTAAACTTTTGCATTATAAACAATTAAATCGACATTTTCTTTTGTTGACGAGCAAGACATCATTCCCACAAATAATAAGAAAACAAATATTTTTATTCCAATTTTCATATCTCTATTTTAAATCTGCAAATTTATGGTTCTAATTTTTATTTTGGCAATTAATAATTCACCGCAGTGTTTTGAAATGTTATATTCAAAGTCTCCAGAAGTTTTATTTTCGTGTGAAAAAGATATGAAAAGAAAAATAATCTATATTTTAGCAGCATTTCGGGCAGCCAAGCAAGCAGTAGAAAAAGCAATTTGAAGATTATATCCTCCAGTATCGGCATCTAAATCTAAAACTTCGCCTGCAAAAAACAGATTCTTAATTATTTTTGACTCCATTGTTTTGGGATTTACTTCCTTCAAGGAAAT is from Bacteroidota bacterium and encodes:
- a CDS encoding amidohydrolase, whose translation is MKIGIKIFVFLLFVGMMSCSSTKENVDLIVYNAKVYTLDTNFSKAQSFAIKSGKIVETGLSEEILEKYESKEKIDAKGKFIYPGFIDGHCHFFHYGMGILKNANLVGTKSFNEVLEKLVEHSKTNKQEWITGRGWDQNDWEIANFPDKSDLDSLFPNNPVALFRIDGHALLANSIALKRAGITKDSKIDGGEILKVNGEMTGILIDNAADSLREIIPPLSRKLQIEALKTAQNNCFAVGLSSVVDAGLDKEYILLIDSLQKEKMLKMRVNAMLSPNIENFESFMHYGIYQTDFLSVSSVKMYADGALGSRGAKLIEPYCDDIHNNGLLVSSEEEFRAVCQDAKKHGYQVNTHAIGDSAIRMILNIYAEFLEGKNDLRWRIEHAQVVNENDFSSFGKYSIIPSVQATHATSDMYWAEERLCKDRLENAYAYKKLLEQNNWLVNGTDFPIEKINPLYTFYAAVARKDFDNYPENGFQSENGLSRKEALKSMTIWAAKGSFEENEKGSLEAGKYADFVILDKDIMEIYELEIPKVKVLRTFVGGEMVFEN